attcgaattaatattattgatcacGACAATAAATTCTAAATATTCTGATCTGTCGTTGCAGGGCTTGGAATGCTTTCTCCTAGTACTAATTCgttgtataaatttaaagaaagcGAATCAACTTATCGAACTTTTCGACGGGATTCATCAAATCACGAAAACTCTCAATCGAGTTTCGAAACGTGCTCCATTCATAAAAccgtttctctatttttttaaatctcatataaatataatttatggtAAAAAATCACAGAGAAATATTTACTTGAATAAGGCGGAAAAATGGTCTCGTTTGCAAGATAACAAGTTTGTTATCGCATGGATCATACAAAATAAACGGGTAATATGACTAATATatgaaatcatatttataaaatttctatgattCAAATGAATATAGGTGATTGATCTCTCATCGATTTCTTGTTTTATAGaaaacttattttttaatttttcaaggCTATGACGGTCTGTAATCTCAAGAAATATTGGATTGAAAATATCGCATATATGAATAGTGTTCACTGGCAGGATATTGAGAAATATGACTTAGATACTTGGGCTTCCATACTCTATCCTTTACCGATCCCAAATACATGtttgtaataaaaacatatgACATATAACTGTCATCCTGCTTGATTTAAAGTAAACGTCATTTTTCATAAGATTCTATTCGTTCAGTTCCATTTGATTATacttgattattaatttatacgataaattatatgcgtgcgcgcgtgtgtatgtgtgtttgtgaaTTCTAGCGAAATGTGTATTTATTAAAGCcgcattatatttttcaggTTCAGGTAAAACACAATGATTCCTCTCGTACTCACGATCCTTCAAGAAagcgacatttttctttcgacatttttttaataaatttccatCAAAGTGATCTCCGCACATTCGAACCTCGGTGGATGATAATACATATCACGAAATGACGTACGAAACTTCATGATCGGcaatcattttcatatttctttccgcaaatattattatcgttatcattttgttattatttaattattattattattattaattactcgtGATTAATTGCTCTATCTCGAATTTTTTCCGAGTACGCCAAGAACGTGTTGAAAGATTTCGAAGTAGGTAAAAGAGGAAGTtgcttataataaaataaaataaaatacaatataaggAAGACACGTACGTAGAAAATGATGAgataatagaaagataaaagaagaagataataaaaataaagagacgaaggaagaaaaaaaagaagaaaaaagttactACACTTCACTGACTCGCGGTCACCGATTCGTGCCACGTTCATCGGTTCACATGAATCAATGCCCGCCGTCTCAATACATTgcttcgaaataatttaataattctactCGTATCGTGTCAAGTTACCCTGTTTCAACAATATAACGCAATTAGCATTTTAACGTATttgtatacaattattatatcttaatgTCGTTATATTATCGTGGTTAACTGATTGGacgagataagaaagaagaaaaaaaagaagaaagataaaggaacaaagtcttttttttaaaaaaaaagaacacgtaCGTGTTTTTCGACCTATGCAACAGTCCTATTTTGAAATCTTTTCTAGAAAGgactcaattttttttttttttgattacacTTCGCAGACCCACCAAAGTCGCGAAAGTTGTAGCCATGTtgcttgttttgtttttctcgacCAATAATACGagcaaaagaggaaaaatgaaaaaaaaagaaaagaaaaagaaatgaaagaatagaaaaattaaagaaaaataaaacagctTGGCGTACTCGAAATTCAGAATTTCTTCAGAGGaacgagagataaaagaacaCAAATGCTGTATGAGCTATGTATCGTTCTTCTCGTTTTGGCTCTTTCGTCCTCATTGGTGGGTCTCGATCGCCACGTTGATCGGTTTGTCGTTTCATTCGTGAGTATCGATTTCGTTATCGATGCGACTGCTCCTAATACCAGTTTTGCCCGTCCATGGATAGATATCTGGACAAGCTTGACAGGTCTTCATGTACCTAACACCACTTTTGTGCCAGAGATTGCAAACCTTCGGATTGTTACATTTCTTCGGTCGATCCTAAACAAAATAAGATAATCTTTATCGCATTAATTTCTCtgctaatttttttcaatcgactTACCGCAAAATTGCAACTGAATGGCTCAAAATTATGCATCAGAGCTAGAGGCGTTGGATTTCTAATCCATTGAATAGCTTGCCAATTTGTTACTACCCAAACGTCATCCATAGCAACGATCGTGTCAAGGAAAGATATGAAGCCTTCTTTGTGATGAGGTTGAGTGAACCATGCCGCGTGATAGAAGAGACCGAACGGTGCTCTATTATGTTGAAATACACAAGACATTtgattttatcgtaatattatatataaatacatatacgagaaaaatcgatcgataattgaaaatttaaaatacgaGATAATCGCATACCTGTTAGTCGTGTAATGTCTCTCAAAGTTCTTGATAAGCATCTTGTAGACTCCATCGGCAGTTGGCGGATTACTGCAAGCGTCTCCCATAGAACACCTACCACCATTCAGATCTTGCCACATTACCATAGGAACTTCCCACAATCCAGGATAAGATCTGGTGGGGCAAGGCGGTATCATACAGTCGTGGAAGAGTTTGTAGTCCAATGTATAAGGCCAGCTAGGAGGTCTGTTCTCATAAATTGGCATCGATGAATCGTAGGTGAAGTTCGTATCCCATAGCATCTTAAACATGTTGTTTCCACCGACCtaccgagaaaaagaaaaggggagagagagagaaagagagagaaagagagagagagagagagagagagagagagagagagacatgtaGTTTAggtaaagaaaatagaaactaAGTGTTTGGAAGGAATCATTAATCTTACCGACAAGAATGGAGCTCTCATTCCTCTGACATCTTCCAACTTGACACCTCCATAAGCCGAAAGGATTTCACGCTGTCCAGCTACTTCTCGTGCCCATTTTCTTTGTGAAAATTGTTCTCCGAAACTGTGCCTACGATTGACATTTATTACCTTCGTAATAACcaagaatttttctaattaacgaTATCCTAGGACCGAGTCAAATTCATCTAGATATATACAAGACATTTCCAAATTTCCTATTGCAAATTCCTAAGCTTGTAAAGTATTGAACAGATAAAGTTTTGATTAAGAACTTATATTAGTAAACGTATCACACTAAAGTCAGTATTAAACCCCTCAAAATTCAACaacttttatttcaaacatttctttataaaactaataggattgaatatatttgaccatattatttaaaataagaaaatcgttatatagtatattgagctcaatatatatatatatatatatatatatatatatatatatatatatatatatatatatatattgaacgaAGAAAGTGCGATCATGACGAATCTTTGGACTCGGCCCTAGTCTTTCATAACTCGCGAAAGCAAGAACGTTTCTTTCGCGTCGAGCACGTACGATTCGATTTGTTATCCGTACAATATGAATGACCTATGTTTCCTTTGGCGATCGGTAATACAAGCTAGCATTACATTAGTAGTTAATTGAGAGCAGTGATCAAAAATGATAGTTAATCGATACCTACTACCGTTGATGATCTGTTATAGCGTGCCGATGATTTGAATGATCATTGGGTAAGCGTAAATCAAATTCGAAAGCATATTGacgtgaaaagagaagagacaaGTGATTTTGATGAACTCGAGATCAGAGAAATCGATTTGTCATTTGACATGGACCATTGTATACAATAAAACGTACATATGTTCTGTAGAAattgatatacgtatatatatttatagatagatatttttggGATGCCGATCCTACAAAGAGGATACTTACGAGACCGTGTGGGAGGCAATCTCATGACCGGAAGAATAGAGATTTTGAACCTGGCTGTAGTCGGTCCACTCGTGGGACACGTAGAAGGTTGCTGAGATAGGACAGTCATTCGggttctttcttcccttctcgAAGAGATCGGCGTAGAGTCCCTTGTTCAGATCGTTCACGGAGTCATCGAACGTCAACAAGACGATTTGTGGGATCTCCTCCGGAAGATAGTCACCTGTTTTTTAGGGTTGTAGGATACGAAGGAGAAGGTTCAAAGACATCGTaggaaattttgtttattccgTTTGAAATAGCGATTTCGTCGCGTTTTAAATTGTTTGGGGACGTAGGATGATGATGCATGACgatgaaagagacagagaaagaaagaaagaaagatagatagataaaaagaaaaagagagagagagagagagagagagagagtgagagaaagagagagagtgagagagagagagagagagaacaaatgggaaagagaaaagagttaCAGTCAGTAGGCGTCATTAGTATACCGCAGGAGTATCGTACGCGCTCGGTGAAACTCTTTACACGCGCTACGAGTATCGGTGTCGTTGGCGTACCGGCTTCCTCTCGTTTTAGAAGACGAATAGAGGAAgctgagaaaaaaaggaaaaagatataatcgaTCGTTTCACCGGACGCATAAgatccttcttttcttattttccatttatgGAGCTTAGAGGTGTCCTACCGATCGAATCGCACCGTCATTTTTTtccgtaaatatttattattccttgATTGGCTCTATTTGCTTTCACGTGCTTCTCTTCGATAAATAGCCTTGACTCACTATGCTCGGAGAGATCTCTCTAAGTCGGTCATCGTAAGAGATTCTACgtcgtattaataatatttttcttgacaaaatgaataataagtttttaataaatcttgaTGTATTATTTGACTGGCGCTTTTCAAGATCAGTAAGATCCCTCGCAATTAGCGTTTATTCCTCGTTTAATCTTAAAGAACAAGTTTGGTGTATGAAAAGTGATTAAAAGCGAAATAAAAacgcacacacaaatatacgcacgcatatatatatatatatatatatatatatatatatatatatatatataaagaaagagagaggatgatgAGCGTAGCGTCAAGCTCGAATGACGATAGCCACGCGCCATATGACACGGTTACGTGATTCTTTCTAGCCTTTCTTGTTAAGCCACACAAATGTCGGTAGAAAGGACAACAACGAaaattccttcttctccttttactAAGCGAAAGACTTACGAGACTGTGTGAGATGCCATTTCGTGGCCGTCGGCGTAAAGATTCTGCACCTGACTATAATCTGTCCACTCGTGCGAGACATAGAACGTCGCCGTGATCGGGCAGTTGTTCGGATTCTTACGGCCGTTTTCGAATAAATCACCGTATAACGGTTTATTAAGATCATTAACGGCATCGTCGAACGTTAGAAGGACGATCTGTGGTGTCTCCTCCGCTGGAATTCCTCCTGAATAGACGATTGATTcatcgtatatgtatttttaaaccCGATACGAATTTAGCTTCGTtccttcatttattattttgtttttttgctttttcatttttttttttttacttttttcttttttgtcgtcTTCTTATCCGATCAGACTAAAATGATCCGTATGGATATTCAATCTGTTAGATCGAATTATTTATCTCATCTTGTTATCTAATTCACCAAGTTaacatttgtaataaattttacaacgtaccgttaaaaagaaaaaaaatgttgaatcgGCCATTTTTACGTAACTCTTggtcaatgaaattaaaaaccTCGTTGACATTTCAACTTTACTTAATACTATTATACTCAGGAAATTTCATCGGAGAGATGCGACCTCCTCGATTcgatatcgagaaaaagaatcttCCGTTCGATTTCACACGCTTGCTGCTTTcgtataagaatattaaatggATTACGTAATCcatttcgaaaatgaaaaaagatatgccagttgtatttaaattatccATGCAATATctttaaacgaattaataatattctttcaacTCGATCGtggtaaaatgaaaattaaaatgaaagaaaaagaatttcgattTTACTGGCGCGTACGAGTCATTCGAGCTAAGAGATCCCTAGAGATCGTTACCACTTCGCTTTCATCttggaacgaaataaaaaaatattactcgCTCTCTCGGAAAGCTTTCGATTTCGAAGGGCATCGCTCGCATGCGATACGTCGAccgatgtatatacatttatatagacatatgtgtatgtatatgtatatatatatttacacacacacacacatatatatatgtacgtacgtacgcgaCGCGGATCTGTTTCACTTTCGAACGCGCTATATAACATGTATATGTAACGTTAGAATCAGAGAAAGTCATGGCGACCGCTAAACCGATCGTCAAACTTAACATTCGTAGCGCGACGACTTACGTCACTGCCGGTCGACGTTCCTTCGTATCAGAAAGCCAAAACACGATTCAATCCTTTCGAACTTCCTCTCCACTATGATTTTTACATGAATTACTTCTcgctttatctatttttaaaggatatagtaaaaacttttttttttaaacgatcgaaagaatgaaaaataaaaaatttcttttgcatgataataagaaaaaggagaacgaaactgttctatcgaataaaattgttgTTTATCGGTGCTTTTTATCGGATCTAACAGCGAAAGGTGAAAGAACGAATAGAGAAAATTGCATTTTAAAATTCGTCTACTACTATTctatatgtacttatgtatacCTTTAGAATTATCAAAGCTAAGGACAAAAGTGGGCGTATACCTGGAATGTCGGCACCACCACAGCTGCAATCCGGAAGTAGACAAACGTCTCTTCGGCATTTCGCTGCAGGCTTATCGACCTGAGGTGTCGGATAAATCGGGGCTGGTCTAACCGGTGGATATCTATAGATATCGATGAATTCCTGTGCCTTCGAAACTATCTCCGTCGATGGTTTCAACGTGGGTCGTGAACGACTGAAAGGattgtttctcatttttatttttttttttttctttaacgatttaactcttttgttttttcaattgatttaaCCCTTGAAggctattataaaaaagatcacGTCAATGTGAAATTTCATCGGagtatattacaatatttttcattatataatgccataagaaaaagaaattcaattattacaaattttgtattatatattatttaatatattaattaatatattaaatgaaaattatcagTAATTATGACAAATAAACTAATTGATagttgataaattatttaattctaatttttttcatcttttcaacatgtaatttcattaatgATAGCCTTTAAAAGTTAAATACTCGAAACATACAATATTTCGCTACATATTCGAGTAATTCTTTCCACTTATAAAAACTTGTTATCTTTCTCGTAGTTTCTACATCGTTATTTTCACGGTATGTATTTCCGTTGATACTCAAAGGAAGTATCTCGCGACGTTACTTTCATTATCgacgagaaggagagaagcgCGCTGCTAATGAGTTCTTTCGTAATTGAATTTCACTGCTCGttgaagaataattatatttttttttcgacgcgATCATTCGACGACTTCACTCttttaaagtaattaatattatgttatgatgataatcgatagaatgtttatttataagaaataattggtCGACTTACGGAGGTGCAGTGCCTCGGTTGATTTGTTGCGGACGGCCTCGGctgaaatatgaaaagaaaatattataaaaagaaaagatttagaTTGTTGAATCGAATCGGGAGGACAACTGTTCGTTGTTCCTCGCTGGAGAAAGTAAGTAAGAGCGAGGAATCACTTTTGCGGAGGCCATTATGTGCGTGAGCGAAATCGGGTCTCGGCCAACGGCCCTTCAAGACGCTTCGCCACTCATGTTCATCGATCTAGATCACATGAATCCATCTGATATCAAGGAGAGACGTGAAGAAAACATTTCCATTTAACGAACttcttatatgtatgtaagtacatacattGAAACACATACCTTGAAACACTAACGGTGTAAGGCCTGGCGCTTGTTGTAGGTGTTTGAGTGGTAGTCGTCAATGGGACAAACGTGTCAACTAGAGTGTTCGGAGTCGTCACGTGGACCGCCGGATGGCTCACTACGTTCGTCCTGTATTGTGTATTATGACGTACAAGAAATATTCACATGTTTAATCGAATATAGCTACTCGGCTATTTCTAATGCTGATTAAATATACACGACAAACACTTCGATTCGACAGAGAAAAAATCTTTGCATCTTAGTCATACGTATATCTTTGAACGAgtcatgaaaaaataaaaataattttttaatattttaccttAAAGGTGGCTGTCCTTCGGAGATtctgaatttatttttgtttaattgagcctaaagaaataaagaataagtaaatgataaaatgataaaaatataaaaagggagaaagaaaatcatctAATCTATCTACCTGATTCTCATAGATATCATAGTCCTGTGCCGTAACGTCATGATTCAGATTATATCTATCCGCATCGTTAACGCTaacttttttcgatttttgtgGATATTGTTTTGTACTAACTTCGCTTATCTTCACATTTGGTTGTTGCAATGGAACTGTTTGATTCACTGTGTATTGATTGTAATCTAAGCGGGAAAAGTCATGGTCATTGTGAGAAATAATGCCTTGCCTCGATAATGTCAAGGAAGGGTCTGTGAGGACATTAACGACAagaagtaattattaaaatgttaagtcgttaaaggaaaagatttaaaagCTTAGTGTCTTTTATTCGAATCttaagaataatattcaatcgaatagaaaatttttatcttaaaagtaatcaaataaaatatgactCACCGTCATCCTTATACATGGATACGTCATCTTCATAAATcgtgtaataaggataacttTGATCAGGATCATTGTAATATGATTTTGATATGATCGGTGCTACCGTAGACGCCAAAGTTTTAGCGATTCTAGATGACTCCGTTGAAGGTACCTGAGTCCTACATGTATTGAAAGAATAGATACTTCAATATTTCCTCAAAACTTctcgtaatttatttataatacatttcagGGAGAGAAATCACGATTATAcataaatcgattaataaaaattatcacttCTACGATACCTGAAATGGGACTCTGCTTGAACGCGTGCGTTCACCAggctctccttctctctctcctgtgattaacgataaagaaagacaaaaaaattacTCGATCAAACCTCTCCGTTTCTCTtatcatcctctctctctctctctctctctctctctctctctttctctctttttttcttgttctttttctctatcatttcCGAAAGAATCAATACTCACAGATATGATGTTTCTACGAAGTCCATCACGGTCACGTTGCACTTGTCCTATCGTCGAAGGTTGTCCTCTATAGACTCGTTGTTGTCTATCGTTCTCGATTTCGCTGGGAGGTTCGTAATCGTCCTCAGGATAATTTCTAGCTTGTTGTCGCTGACGATATTGTCGTTCCGTGGTCTGAGGTGCTGGGGAAGATGTTGAAGTAATTAAAAGTGGTTGCCTTTGGATCGTTCGTTGCAAaggttgctgttgttgttgctgctgctgctgctgttgttgttgttgttgttgttgttgttgttgcaatGACTCGATTTTTGTAGACCTGCGTGAACAATTTGTtcatgataatattgatatttgtatacgttaatattacaataataacgtatttcttcgaattttgAAAAGCTAACTATTCTATCATAATTGCTATCGTTAACACCCGGAACAAAGTAAGACATAGAGAAGAACGAGTTATTAGAAATTGAGAAATCAAATTCCCCTCTCCTATACAATACTTTAATGAATGCCCACTGACTTCTCATTGCTTAACTCGTTGCACAACGGGACACTTGGCTTATACCGTCTACGGCCAACAAACTTACgcgagagagtaagaaaaacgAATCTCAGACGGCGCAACGAGAAGTTCacaagggaaaagaaagaatcgatcgaaatgatTGTGAAAAATATAGCCGGAAGTAAAATTCAAAACTAaattagtttttctttctttctctctcccgcctctctttttctttctctgtttttctctctttccctctcatcacaagaaatctttttatataaactgtCGTCATGCCGAAAAATGTTCAATTTCACTATGAcgactttttatatatataaaagaaaaaagaaaataaaaactcaTTCGATAACCCTAAACATTTATTTGTAACTCAAATGGAATGTTCCTTAGCGAAAAAGTAGCATGAAAATATGAATGTAGCCTTGGCTGATCTAGTATTCGCGTATAGAGACAAGTCGAAAGCCTTGTTCGACCCACGTACATCGTATTTATATAGCACCAACCATTTAACCATGCGAGTTAGGATAACGCAAGTAGAATAAGTGAGGCGAGGAGGTTGGGAAGGTTTGACCAGGACAGACAGGAATTGTGCTCGCGAATCGTTCTATCTCAaagttattttcctttctctgaTTTCTCCCTCCTTCATTTATCCtactctttttcctccctctttctatctccacCTCTCCCTGACCAAACTCTTTCACCTTCTTTCACCTCTTTCGGTCTACGgtctatactttttctttctttatctttactttCAAACGTGGGTGAAATACAAACGGGATCGTTTCGTAATCCTAACAAAAACATTCGGATCGATTGGAGTGATCGACGGACATCCGTTCGAGGAAGTCAAGATCGATCACAAAGTTCCTTTTATCCAATAGAAATCATTTTTCCACGCTAAGACTCGTGGGAAAAGCGTCACGTTATTTCAATTATCCCGCGATCAAGCGTTATCGGTAATTACCTACTCGTAATTAAGCGTAAGATTGCGATTCTATTATGGTCGATCGTCGATCTAATAGCAAGACGGTGGGAAAACTCTCGAGCGAGTATGTTCTATCGCACGAATAAACGATGCTACGCGATGATGACGTCATTAGACGATGTCTCAATTACTTTTTGCGTGTGTACGATTACTTCggttaataaaattgaatgcagtcaattataattaaaaagtaacgTCGGGAAAGAGGGTTAcgagaatatttttgttagGATGTATTCAATGAGAGATTGTTAtgtcgaatatatatacatatatagatatgtatatacgaattatttttattaaaaactgaAAGATCGAATTGTCCCTTTCAAAGTCATACCTTTCCAACAGCGGATCCTCGTTGATTTCCTTGTTGACCGAACCACTTTCAGGGCAGCCAACGTTACGTGGCCAATCGCACGTCTGCAATTCATGACTGTGAACacaatatgaataaaaaaagatttttcccttttgaaataaaaaattggacAATTCGAGTATCTACCTAATATCATTGTAATCTCAGATTTATACCTAATCGGATATCACTTTACTATTAAGAACCTCTttcctacatacatacatacatacacatacacacacatacatcacGCATGCattaatatatacagatacaCTTAttcacgcatacatatatgaagaGAGCCACACCGGTTCGAATATACCGAGCACTCCGTATCGAACGAGGTGTGGCAGATCAATTTTTTCCAGGGTTACACTTATACGTACGACCCCCTTTTACTGTGCAAAACCAGACGACCGGATTGAAAGTGCTCCAGGGTCGGCTTTATGCGCGCCGATCGCCCATATACTTACTTATTTGAAATCGAcgtcttataaatatttcaacctcgaagatatctctctctctctttctctctctctctctctctctctctttctctttctctctctacatctTAGCTTAGCGAATCGAAACATCCCTTATATCGAACTCGAATTGAGTTAAGATCATAAAACGTTTGATGAAATCGATGAAACTTTGcgcaaaaattatttcaatcgacTCAATCCATTGGAATAAACTTGCGAGGCGGATGTTAAATGTCAAGGGTATGCGTCTCAAGAATAGCTTTGTAATTTCTTGTTAatctttaaaaggaaaaatatcacTCCTCTGGAACGCTCCAACTCTAAAACTTTGCGTACGAGTCTGTATACGTATGGAcgagttttcttttcaaactTAATAGTAACGTGTAGAATCTACTTTTAcgtaagagaaacgaaaggcTCTAGAAGATCTCTAATACGATCGAGTTTGACAAAACTCATATTTCACATGaggtttatattaaaatcgttCTCGCAACTATGAAATTCTAATTGTTAttagaattaagaaaaaggaagaaaaaaaataaaagaaaatacgagaaTTTATGGAAATATCATAGAAACAAGTTGATCTTAAAAAGTAATGTTTAGAATTGTACAATTTTAGGCGCAAATCGTTGATCCCAAAGACTCGTTAGCTTCCTGGTCTCTTTAGACCACTATAGCACCATAGTGGTTTAAAGATCATAGCAGTATCTCGTTAAAGTTCCGATCGAAAGCGTCGAACGAGCAAGTTAGTACGCACTAGAATGGTCAATCGACAAAAGCGGCGTTCGCATCGGACACGTTGGCAcgtaaaattcattataaactTTACTTTAGACGAAAGTCGAATAGCAAAGATAGAAACACGTTGTAAATGCACAGCTTGATACAACTTCATGAGTTGTAATTATACCATGATTATCAATTCGAATCTTAGACTAACAAAGTAATTTTGAATTAatcgttcgaataaaattaatactttcgaaatagatctaaat
This Vespa velutina chromosome 10, iVesVel2.1, whole genome shotgun sequence DNA region includes the following protein-coding sequences:
- the LOC124952715 gene encoding uncharacterized protein LOC124952715 isoform X2 encodes the protein MIFFSGLLLFLAVFSRVGCQRNTPRSARASRNDAALEFECPEEFGYYPHPRDCTQYYVCVFGGALLESCTGGLMYSHELQTCDWPRNVGCPESGSVNKEINEDPLLERSTKIESLQQQQQQQQQQQQQQQQQQQQPLQRTIQRQPLLITSTSSPAPQTTERQYRQRQQARNYPEDDYEPPSEIENDRQQRVYRGQPSTIGQVQRDRDGLRRNIISEREKESLVNARVQAESHFRTQVPSTESSRIAKTLASTVAPIISKSYYNDPDQSYPYYTIYEDDVSMYKDDDYNQYTVNQTVPLQQPNVKISEVSTKQYPQKSKKVSVNDADRYNLNHDVTAQDYDIYENQAQLNKNKFRISEGQPPLRTNVVSHPAVHVTTPNTLVDTFVPLTTTTQTPTTSARPYTVSVSSRGRPQQINRGTAPPRSRPTLKPSTEIVSKAQEFIDIYRYPPVRPAPIYPTPQVDKPAAKCRRDVCLLPDCSCGGADIPGGIPAEETPQIVLLTFDDAVNDLNKPLYGDLFENGRKNPNNCPITATFYVSHEWTDYSQVQNLYADGHEMASHTVSHSFGEQFSQRKWAREVAGQREILSAYGGVKLEDVRGMRAPFLSVGGNNMFKMLWDTNFTYDSSMPIYENRPPSWPYTLDYKLFHDCMIPPCPTRSYPGLWEVPMVMWQDLNGGRCSMGDACSNPPTADGVYKMLIKNFERHYTTNRAPFGLFYHAAWFTQPHHKEGFISFLDTIVAMDDVWVVTNWQAIQWIRNPTPLALMHNFEPFSCNFADRPKKCNNPKVCNLWHKSGVRYMKTCQACPDIYPWTGKTGIRSSRIDNEIDTHE
- the LOC124952715 gene encoding uncharacterized protein LOC124952715 isoform X1: MIFFSGLLLFLAVFSRVGCQRNTPRSARASRNDAALEFECPEEFGYYPHPRDCTQYYVCVFGGALLESCTGGLMYSHELQTCDWPRNVGCPESGSVNKEINEDPLLERSTKIESLQQQQQQQQQQQQQQQQQQQQPLQRTIQRQPLLITSTSSPAPQTTERQYRQRQQARNYPEDDYEPPSEIENDRQQRVYRGQPSTIGQVQRDRDGLRRNIISEREKESLVNARVQAESHFRTQVPSTESSRIAKTLASTVAPIISKSYYNDPDQSYPYYTIYEDDVSMYKDDDYNQYTVNQTVPLQQPNVKISEVSTKQYPQKSKKVSVNDADRYNLNHDVTAQDYDIYENQAQLNKNKFRISEGQPPLRTNVVSHPAVHVTTPNTLVDTFVPLTTTTQTPTTSARPYTVSVSSRGRPQQINRGTAPPRSRPTLKPSTEIVSKAQEFIDIYRYPPVRPAPIYPTPQVDKPAAKCRRDVCLLPDCSCGGADIPGDYLPEEIPQIVLLTFDDSVNDLNKGLYADLFEKGRKNPNDCPISATFYVSHEWTDYSQVQNLYSSGHEIASHTVSHSFGEQFSQRKWAREVAGQREILSAYGGVKLEDVRGMRAPFLSVGGNNMFKMLWDTNFTYDSSMPIYENRPPSWPYTLDYKLFHDCMIPPCPTRSYPGLWEVPMVMWQDLNGGRCSMGDACSNPPTADGVYKMLIKNFERHYTTNRAPFGLFYHAAWFTQPHHKEGFISFLDTIVAMDDVWVVTNWQAIQWIRNPTPLALMHNFEPFSCNFADRPKKCNNPKVCNLWHKSGVRYMKTCQACPDIYPWTGKTGIRSSRIDNEIDTHE